One genomic window of Macrobrachium rosenbergii isolate ZJJX-2024 chromosome 51, ASM4041242v1, whole genome shotgun sequence includes the following:
- the ci gene encoding transcriptional activator cubitus interruptus isoform X16, whose translation MEHLYQSLHTSPQPTLRGLSPLEGRGLSVAGTDYLGMSGLAATRLSDPHLVPSSTLTSADLQPYIDGSRLTSPRPSLRQSRKRALSSSPYSDSFDINSMIRFSPNSLVSIMNGSRSSSASGSYGHLSAGAISPALGMHPGVGAATHLQQLQAHLMRGASLPGSPFLAPSPLLQHSPSTLTTHQSLFSLSSQPTLPPLPAKAEVWQPQLGEKKEEPAISSTMEEDKNGAKVKKEASSTTSGACSVSAAARGDDDGLKEEPPDFIETHCHWKECNKDFNTQDDLVKHLNNDHIHANKKSFVCRWKDCSREEKPFKAQYMLVVHMRRHTGEKPHKCTFEGCYKAYSRLENLKTHLRSHTGEKPYMCEFPGCTKAFSNASDRAKHQNRTHSNEKPYVCKAPGCTKRYTDPSSLRKHVKTVHGADFYASKKHKGNDHPSANPGSGGGGKDGGTAHPEGSPHSDGGKAGSLSSPSEPTSPGEQHSPNMDTVVGGTTPMDQSRLLDGPISDNNVTTTAGYEASLDQEEVWDAVEDDLDASVDLPVGVAALNGLDGSMSGQINLQERNLRNRLKNRLQAKGLANILPNLPGGPRHSSGNGVGELSQRITDLKMSGSMTTPQQARKNLIDLHFRPGQTLLQNNRRDSNSTVSTYYGSMRSDSLHPNSRRCSEISQVSAASMGRQNMVPSPYDPISLGSSRRSSENSNYNMAGIAQSMSSHLAKLQRRAMATNELYNTSNLVVQTQNMSLSQDNLQGGWGANMMGMGASMGGGHFGPAGPMGRLDHQNRSDGPRRASDPVRPLERGMGMAEDGQRLQRHHSYSTFNPRTPLPPITPRHPNHGLQLDQVAEDEPIENKLVLPDDMVDYLNQKGNGEKMKSDTKDSRRQGNTPNHLHNQQMASPAYSGNPMPSPAYSNQPMLSPAYSNQPMPSPASNYQYPQPSPGYSVPSPAHPHGYGNQSMPGGGPQQQFNNPMPSPAPAAPAQAYNQMSPAYPQQAMTANYQMTHQQQGPQYAQQQYQQQGQMMGQHMYGPMMQQQARYNGMIGPQGGGGYGMGQGNYGPVHACGHLAPPNLPPQAYQAPCGGCQNRGGNTMGDMTNYQGQQASMGNWQGSQMSVNQYPGQQYGSQQQINMMGQGGPMGYMGMGGPYQSPMTPSGGMMPMSYPGSMGNDVQCRDVSQSSQTKCGKSKSGGKTNSNNTSVSAANVAGGVTSNDGGAVNNVQQQPTAVDTGTAVSVSNTVVDTKPSETKAGETKSVDTKSNCKNFMKPDTYQRTLEYVQQCQSWSSTVVKEEVTSTTDQKPKLNPNGTVAGYTGPGSQGTLNASVTQQPTPQLPPQGTSRFATPLPVALAETSNMVINDMTSSLTSLQEENKYLQMMQ comes from the exons GGTCCCGGTTAACGTCTCCCCGGCCGAGCCTCCGCCAGAGTCGCAAAAGGgcactctcctcctccccctacagCGACTCCTTCGACATCAACTCGATGATACGCTTCAGTCCGAATTCCCTCGTCTCCATCATGAATGGGTCGAGGTCGTCCTCCGCCAGCGGCTCTTACGGACACTTGTCGGCTG GAGCGATATCCCCCGCCTTAGGGATGCACCCGGGCGTGGGGGCGGCCACCCACTTGCAGCAACTGCAAGCGCACCTCATGAGGGGAGCCTCCCTCCCTGGCTCTCCCTTCCTAGCGCCCTCTCCTCTGTTACAGCACTCCCCTTCCACCCTTACAACTCACCAGAGCCTTTTTTCACTGTCTTCCCAACCCACCCTACCCCCCCTTCCAGCCAAGGCAGAGGTATGGCAACCACAACTG GGCGAAAAGAAGGAGGAACCAGCTATTTCAAGTACAATGGAGGAGGACAAGAACGGTGCCAAGGTCAAGAAGGAGGCATCGAGTACGACCTCAGGGGCGTGTTCGGTGAGCGCAGCGGCTCGGGGGGACGACGACGGACTCAAGGAGGAACCTCCGGACTTCATCGAAACCCATTGCCACTGGAAAGAGTGCAATAAGGACTTCAATACTCAGGACGATTTGGTCAAG CACCTGAATAACGACCACATCCACGCCAACAAGAAGTCGTTCGTGTGTCGCTGGAAGGACTGTTCGAGAGAGGAAAAGCCCTTTAAAGCCCAGTACATGTTAGTCGTCCATATGCGAAGACACACCGGTGAAAAGCCACACAAATGTACG TTCGAAGGCTGCTACAAGGCGTACTCCAGATTGGAAAACCTGAAGACCCATTTAAGGTCTCACACGGGGGAGAAGCCGTACATGTGTGAATTTCCCGGCTGCACCAAAGCTTTCTCCAACGCCTCCGACAGGGCCAAGCACCAGAACCGCACGCATTCCAAtgag AAACCATATGTGTGCAAGGCTCCTGGGTGTACCAAGCGTTACACAGATCCGTCCTCTCTGCGGAAACATGTCAAGACAGTGCATGGGGCCGACTTTTATGCCTCCAAGAAGCACAAAGGGAATGACCATCCCAGTGCCAATCCAGGAAGTGGTGGAGGAGGGAAGGATGGTGGCACAGCTCATCCTGAAGGCTCACCTCATTCAGATGGTGGAAAAGCAGGATCTCTCTCCAGCCCATCA GAACCAACGTCACCTGGAGAGCAACATAGCCCTAATATGGATACTGTCGTGGGGGGCACAACACCAATGGATCAGAGCCGTTTGTTGGATGGTCCCATAAGTGACAACAATGTCACTACTACTGCTGGTTATGAAGCGTCCCTGGATCAAGAGGAAGTTTGGGATGCAGTTGAGGATGATCTCGATGCAAGTGTTGATTTGCCAGTTGGTGTAGCAGCCTTAAATGGTTTGGATGGTTCCATGTCGGGGCAAATAAACCTACAAGAACGCAATCTCAGAAATAGACTGAAAAATCGCTTACAAGCCAAAGGCTTGGCAAATATTTTGCCTAATCTTCCTGGAGGTCCAAGACACTCATCAGGAAATGGCGTGGGAGAGTTGTCGCAGCGAATCACAGACCTTAAAATGAGTGGAAGTATGACTACTCCACAGCAAGCACGTAAAAACTTGATAGATTTACATTTCCGTCCAGGTCAAACGTTACTCCAGAACAACAGACGTGACTCTAATTCAACTGTTAGTACATATTATGGCAGTATGAGAAGTGATTCTTTACATCCAAATAGCAGGCGATGCAGTGAGATATCCCAAGTGTCTGCTGCTTCAATGGGACGTCAGAATATGGTTCCCTCCCCATATGACCCAATATCCTTAGGTTCATCAAGGCGCTCCTCTGAAAATTCAAACTATAATATGGCTGGCATTGCTCAGTCTATGAGCTCTCACTTAGCCAAACTTCAAAGAAGAGCAATGGCCACAAATGAACTATATAACACATCTAATCTTGTTGTCCag actcaaAATATGTCTTTGAGTCAAGATAATCTGCAAGGAGGATGGGGAGCTAACATGATGGGTATGGGTGCATCAATGGGTGGTGGCCATTTTGGCCCTGCAGGGCCAATGGGTCGCCTAGATCACCAGAATCGTTCAGATGGTCCAAGGAGAGCTTCTGACCCTGTAAGACCACTAGAAAGAGGAATGGGTATGGCAGAAGATGGACAGAGATTACAGCGCCATCATAGCTACTCTACTTTTAATCCCCGGACACCACTACCACCAATTACACCTAGGCATCCAAATCATGGTTTACAGTTAGATCAGGTGGCAGAGGATGAGCCTATTGAAAATAAGTTGGTGCTGCCAGATGATATGGTCGACTACCTCAACCAG AAGGGCAATGGCGAGAAGATGAAATCTGACACCAAAGATAGTCGTCGTCAAGGGAATACACCAAACCACCTTCATAATCAGCAGATGGCTTCCCCTGCATATAGTGGAAACCCTATGCCCAGTCCAGCATATTCAAATCAACCTATGCTAAGTCCTGCTTACTCTAACCAACCCATGCCTTCCCCTGCCAGCAATTACCAGTACCCACAGCCATCACCTGGGTATTCAGTTCCATCTCCTGCACACCCCCATGGATATGGTAATCAGTCCATGCCGGGTGGTGGACCCCAGCAACAGTTTAACAATCCTATGCCATCTCCCGCACCTGCAGCTCCTGCTCAGGCTTATAATCAGATGTCTCCAGCATATCCACAACAAGCCATGACAGCTAACTACCAAATGACCCATCAGCAACAAGGGCCACAGTATGCTCAACAACAGTACCAGCAGCAAGGACAAATGATGGGTCAGCATATGTATGGACCAATGATGCAGCAGCAAGCAAGATATAATGGCATGATTGGGCCCCAGGGAGGAGGGGGTTATGGGATGGGACAAGGTAACTATGGCCCTGTCCATGCTTGTGGTCATCTTGCACCACCTAATCTCCCTCCACAAGCCTACCAAGCTCCATGTGGAGGATGTCAAAATCGTGGTGGAAATACAATGGGAGACATGACTAATTATCAGGGCCAACAGGCATCAATGGGTAACTGGCAAGGTTCCCAAATGAGTGTCAACCAGTATCCTGGACAACAATATGGTTCTCAACAGCAGATCAATATGATGGGGCAGGGTGGACCAATGGGTTACATGGGAATGGGTGGCCCCTATCAGAGTCCAATGACCCCATCTGGAGGCATGATGCCAATGTCTTATCCAGGATCTATGGGAAATGACGTTCAGTGCCGTGATGTTAGTCAATCATCTCAAACAAAGTGTGGTAAATCAAAATCTGGAGGAAAGACAAATAGCAACAATACTTCAGTCTCTGCTGCTAATGTAGCTGGAGGTGTTACCAGTAACGATGGTGGTGCAGTTAATAATGTTCAGCAACAACCCACTGCAGTTGATACAGGGACAGCAGTATCTGTATCAAACACAGTAGTTGATACAAAACCATCAGAAACAAAAGCAGGAGAAACAAAATCCGTCGACACTAAAAGTAATTGTAAGAATTTCATGAAACCAGACACATATCAAAGGACATTGGAATACGTTCAACAGTGTCAGAGTTGGAGTTCTACAGTGGTGAAAGAAGAAGTTACCAGTACCACAGACCAAAAACCAAAACTGAATCCCAATGGAACAGTGGCTGGCTATACTGGCCCTGGGTCACAAGGTACCCTTAATGCTTCTGTTACCCAGCAACCTACTCCTCAGCTCCCTCCACAAGGTACCTCAAGATTTGCCACTCCACTTCCTGTTGCTCTTGCAGAGACTTCAAACATGGTTATAAATGACATGACATCCTCCCTCACTTcattacaagaagaaaataaatacctCCAAATGATGCAGTGA
- the ci gene encoding transcriptional activator cubitus interruptus isoform X15: MIWKGLGVSGGSPSLELPLVGGRLGAAPLGAAPGDLPAPPHPPYRIPPYMEHLYQSLHTSPQPTLRGLSPLEGRGLSVAGTDYLGMSGLAATRLSDPHLVPSSTLTSADLQPYIDGSRLTSPRPSLRQSRKRALSSSPYSDSFDINSMIRFSPNSLVSIMNGSRSSSASGSYGHLSADYFMNDLTFPGAISPALGMHPGVGAATHLQQLQAHLMRGASLPGSPFLAPSPLLQHSPSTLTTHQSLFSLSSQPTLPPLPAKAEVWQPQLGEKKEEPAISSTMEEDKNGAKVKKEASSTTSGACSVSAAARGDDDGLKEEPPDFIETHCHWKECNKDFNTQDDLVKHLNNDHIHANKKSFVCRWKDCSREEKPFKAQYMLVVHMRRHTGEKPHKCTFEGCYKAYSRLENLKTHLRSHTGEKPYMCEFPGCTKAFSNASDRAKHQNRTHSNEKPYVCKAPGCTKRYTDPSSLRKHVKTVHGADFYASKKHKGNDHPSANPGSGGGGKDGGTAHPEGSPHSDGGKAGSLSSPSEPTSPGEQHSPNMDTVVGGTTPMDQSRLLDGPISDNNVTTTAGYEASLDQEEVWDAVEDDLDASVDLPVGVAALNGLDGSMSGQINLQERNLRNRLKNRLQAKGLANILPNLPGGPRHSSGNGVGELSQRITDLKMSGSMTTPQQARKNLIDLHFRPGQTLLQNNRRDSNSTVSTYYGSMRSDSLHPNSRRCSEISQVSAASMGRQNMVPSPYDPISLGSSRRSSENSNYNMAGIAQSMSSHLAKLQRRAMATNELYNTSNLVVQTQNMSLSQDNLQGGWGANMMGMGASMGGGHFGPAGPMGRLDHQNRSDGPRRASDPVRPLERGMGMAEDGQRLQRHHSYSTFNPRTPLPPITPRHPNHGLQLDQVAEDEPIENKLVLPDDMVDYLNQKGNGEKMKSDTKDSRRQGNTPNHLHNQQMASPAYSGNPMPSPAYSNQPMLSPAYSNQPMPSPASNYQYPQPSPGYSVPSPAHPHGYGNQSMPGGGPQQQFNNPMPSPAPAAPAQAYNQMSPAYPQQAMTANYQMTHQQQGPQYAQQQYQQQGQMMGQHMYGPMMQQQARYNGMIGPQGGGGYGMGQGNYGPVHACGHLAPPNLPPQAYQAPCGGCQNRGGNTMGDMTNYQGQQASMGNWQGSQMSVNQYPGQQYGSQQQINMMGQGGPMGYMGMGGPYQSPMTPSGGMMPMSYPGSMGNDVQCRDVSQSSQTKCGKSKSGGKTNSNNTSVSAANVAGGVTSNDGGAVNNVQQQPTAVDTGTAVSVSNTVVDTKPSETKAGETKSVDTKSNCKNFMKPDTYQRTLEYVQQCQSWSSTVVKEEVTSTTDQKPKLNPNGTVAGYTGPGSQGTLNASVTQQPTPQLPPQGTSRFATPLPVALAETSNMVINDMTSSLTSLQEENKYLQMMQ; the protein is encoded by the exons GGTCCCGGTTAACGTCTCCCCGGCCGAGCCTCCGCCAGAGTCGCAAAAGGgcactctcctcctccccctacagCGACTCCTTCGACATCAACTCGATGATACGCTTCAGTCCGAATTCCCTCGTCTCCATCATGAATGGGTCGAGGTCGTCCTCCGCCAGCGGCTCTTACGGACACTTGTCGGCTG ATTATTTCATGAATGACTTGACCTTTCCAGGAGCGATATCCCCCGCCTTAGGGATGCACCCGGGCGTGGGGGCGGCCACCCACTTGCAGCAACTGCAAGCGCACCTCATGAGGGGAGCCTCCCTCCCTGGCTCTCCCTTCCTAGCGCCCTCTCCTCTGTTACAGCACTCCCCTTCCACCCTTACAACTCACCAGAGCCTTTTTTCACTGTCTTCCCAACCCACCCTACCCCCCCTTCCAGCCAAGGCAGAGGTATGGCAACCACAACTG GGCGAAAAGAAGGAGGAACCAGCTATTTCAAGTACAATGGAGGAGGACAAGAACGGTGCCAAGGTCAAGAAGGAGGCATCGAGTACGACCTCAGGGGCGTGTTCGGTGAGCGCAGCGGCTCGGGGGGACGACGACGGACTCAAGGAGGAACCTCCGGACTTCATCGAAACCCATTGCCACTGGAAAGAGTGCAATAAGGACTTCAATACTCAGGACGATTTGGTCAAG CACCTGAATAACGACCACATCCACGCCAACAAGAAGTCGTTCGTGTGTCGCTGGAAGGACTGTTCGAGAGAGGAAAAGCCCTTTAAAGCCCAGTACATGTTAGTCGTCCATATGCGAAGACACACCGGTGAAAAGCCACACAAATGTACG TTCGAAGGCTGCTACAAGGCGTACTCCAGATTGGAAAACCTGAAGACCCATTTAAGGTCTCACACGGGGGAGAAGCCGTACATGTGTGAATTTCCCGGCTGCACCAAAGCTTTCTCCAACGCCTCCGACAGGGCCAAGCACCAGAACCGCACGCATTCCAAtgag AAACCATATGTGTGCAAGGCTCCTGGGTGTACCAAGCGTTACACAGATCCGTCCTCTCTGCGGAAACATGTCAAGACAGTGCATGGGGCCGACTTTTATGCCTCCAAGAAGCACAAAGGGAATGACCATCCCAGTGCCAATCCAGGAAGTGGTGGAGGAGGGAAGGATGGTGGCACAGCTCATCCTGAAGGCTCACCTCATTCAGATGGTGGAAAAGCAGGATCTCTCTCCAGCCCATCA GAACCAACGTCACCTGGAGAGCAACATAGCCCTAATATGGATACTGTCGTGGGGGGCACAACACCAATGGATCAGAGCCGTTTGTTGGATGGTCCCATAAGTGACAACAATGTCACTACTACTGCTGGTTATGAAGCGTCCCTGGATCAAGAGGAAGTTTGGGATGCAGTTGAGGATGATCTCGATGCAAGTGTTGATTTGCCAGTTGGTGTAGCAGCCTTAAATGGTTTGGATGGTTCCATGTCGGGGCAAATAAACCTACAAGAACGCAATCTCAGAAATAGACTGAAAAATCGCTTACAAGCCAAAGGCTTGGCAAATATTTTGCCTAATCTTCCTGGAGGTCCAAGACACTCATCAGGAAATGGCGTGGGAGAGTTGTCGCAGCGAATCACAGACCTTAAAATGAGTGGAAGTATGACTACTCCACAGCAAGCACGTAAAAACTTGATAGATTTACATTTCCGTCCAGGTCAAACGTTACTCCAGAACAACAGACGTGACTCTAATTCAACTGTTAGTACATATTATGGCAGTATGAGAAGTGATTCTTTACATCCAAATAGCAGGCGATGCAGTGAGATATCCCAAGTGTCTGCTGCTTCAATGGGACGTCAGAATATGGTTCCCTCCCCATATGACCCAATATCCTTAGGTTCATCAAGGCGCTCCTCTGAAAATTCAAACTATAATATGGCTGGCATTGCTCAGTCTATGAGCTCTCACTTAGCCAAACTTCAAAGAAGAGCAATGGCCACAAATGAACTATATAACACATCTAATCTTGTTGTCCag actcaaAATATGTCTTTGAGTCAAGATAATCTGCAAGGAGGATGGGGAGCTAACATGATGGGTATGGGTGCATCAATGGGTGGTGGCCATTTTGGCCCTGCAGGGCCAATGGGTCGCCTAGATCACCAGAATCGTTCAGATGGTCCAAGGAGAGCTTCTGACCCTGTAAGACCACTAGAAAGAGGAATGGGTATGGCAGAAGATGGACAGAGATTACAGCGCCATCATAGCTACTCTACTTTTAATCCCCGGACACCACTACCACCAATTACACCTAGGCATCCAAATCATGGTTTACAGTTAGATCAGGTGGCAGAGGATGAGCCTATTGAAAATAAGTTGGTGCTGCCAGATGATATGGTCGACTACCTCAACCAG AAGGGCAATGGCGAGAAGATGAAATCTGACACCAAAGATAGTCGTCGTCAAGGGAATACACCAAACCACCTTCATAATCAGCAGATGGCTTCCCCTGCATATAGTGGAAACCCTATGCCCAGTCCAGCATATTCAAATCAACCTATGCTAAGTCCTGCTTACTCTAACCAACCCATGCCTTCCCCTGCCAGCAATTACCAGTACCCACAGCCATCACCTGGGTATTCAGTTCCATCTCCTGCACACCCCCATGGATATGGTAATCAGTCCATGCCGGGTGGTGGACCCCAGCAACAGTTTAACAATCCTATGCCATCTCCCGCACCTGCAGCTCCTGCTCAGGCTTATAATCAGATGTCTCCAGCATATCCACAACAAGCCATGACAGCTAACTACCAAATGACCCATCAGCAACAAGGGCCACAGTATGCTCAACAACAGTACCAGCAGCAAGGACAAATGATGGGTCAGCATATGTATGGACCAATGATGCAGCAGCAAGCAAGATATAATGGCATGATTGGGCCCCAGGGAGGAGGGGGTTATGGGATGGGACAAGGTAACTATGGCCCTGTCCATGCTTGTGGTCATCTTGCACCACCTAATCTCCCTCCACAAGCCTACCAAGCTCCATGTGGAGGATGTCAAAATCGTGGTGGAAATACAATGGGAGACATGACTAATTATCAGGGCCAACAGGCATCAATGGGTAACTGGCAAGGTTCCCAAATGAGTGTCAACCAGTATCCTGGACAACAATATGGTTCTCAACAGCAGATCAATATGATGGGGCAGGGTGGACCAATGGGTTACATGGGAATGGGTGGCCCCTATCAGAGTCCAATGACCCCATCTGGAGGCATGATGCCAATGTCTTATCCAGGATCTATGGGAAATGACGTTCAGTGCCGTGATGTTAGTCAATCATCTCAAACAAAGTGTGGTAAATCAAAATCTGGAGGAAAGACAAATAGCAACAATACTTCAGTCTCTGCTGCTAATGTAGCTGGAGGTGTTACCAGTAACGATGGTGGTGCAGTTAATAATGTTCAGCAACAACCCACTGCAGTTGATACAGGGACAGCAGTATCTGTATCAAACACAGTAGTTGATACAAAACCATCAGAAACAAAAGCAGGAGAAACAAAATCCGTCGACACTAAAAGTAATTGTAAGAATTTCATGAAACCAGACACATATCAAAGGACATTGGAATACGTTCAACAGTGTCAGAGTTGGAGTTCTACAGTGGTGAAAGAAGAAGTTACCAGTACCACAGACCAAAAACCAAAACTGAATCCCAATGGAACAGTGGCTGGCTATACTGGCCCTGGGTCACAAGGTACCCTTAATGCTTCTGTTACCCAGCAACCTACTCCTCAGCTCCCTCCACAAGGTACCTCAAGATTTGCCACTCCACTTCCTGTTGCTCTTGCAGAGACTTCAAACATGGTTATAAATGACATGACATCCTCCCTCACTTcattacaagaagaaaataaatacctCCAAATGATGCAGTGA